A region of bacterium DNA encodes the following proteins:
- a CDS encoding DUF86 domain-containing protein encodes MVDGDILLSKADAIQRALKRIKGVTGLDPNALDNQDKQDIFLLNLQRAIQSTIDLASHVVASENLGLPDTVKGYFVLLESAGILNKNLAERMRAMTGFRNIAINEYEALNLQIVKSILVKHLSDLEEFYLTILKHYMPGAGGTPASRT; translated from the coding sequence ATGGTTGATGGCGACATTCTTCTATCCAAAGCGGATGCTATTCAACGGGCCCTGAAACGAATTAAAGGTGTAACCGGGCTCGATCCGAATGCGCTGGATAATCAGGATAAACAAGATATTTTTCTTCTAAACCTTCAACGGGCAATCCAATCCACTATCGATCTTGCCAGTCATGTTGTCGCTTCTGAAAACCTGGGATTGCCTGATACAGTCAAAGGTTATTTCGTGCTGTTGGAATCTGCTGGAATTCTTAACAAGAATCTTGCGGAAAGAATGCGAGCGATGACAGGCTTTCGAAATATCGCAATTAACGAATATGAGGCGTTGAATCTACAAATCGTAAAATCGATTCTTGTAAAACATCTCAGCGATCTTGAAGAGTTCTACTTGACGATCCTGAAACACTACATGCCCGGAGCGGGCGGGACGCCCGCATCGCGGACGTGA
- a CDS encoding nucleotidyltransferase domain-containing protein, translating into MFENAPDLFQVHQIVGNLEEKLKRDVDLVVLNHASPILRMQILKYGTIIFGADSNYYKQFFRDTINQYEDLKRIRREGEKSILKGGIYG; encoded by the coding sequence TTGTTTGAAAACGCACCCGATCTTTTCCAGGTTCATCAGATTGTGGGTAATCTTGAAGAAAAGTTGAAACGAGATGTCGATCTTGTTGTATTGAATCACGCGTCACCCATCTTACGGATGCAGATATTGAAGTATGGGACCATAATCTTCGGCGCAGATTCAAATTACTACAAACAATTCTTCAGAGATACAATCAACCAGTACGAGGATCTAAAACGAATTCGAAGGGAAGGGGAGAAGAGTATATTGAAAGGCGGTATTTATGGTTGA